GCAGTGTCGTGTACTTTATTGCTGCGGGAGCCATTCAAATTTTCGATGCCATATCTGGCGTAAGAAAATCAGTCCCTCTAAACGGCGATATCACCGGCTCTCCTTCCGTTGCCAGTGCTGCTACACTAGATGGTCATTATATTTACTATGGAGTACAGAATAAGCTGTATCGTTTCGACACTTTTTTAGAGCAGGTTGATCAGGTGAATTTAAATGGTATAAATATTCCCTCTTCTTTAAAAATCTTTAATTTGCTGTTGATGCCTGACCAGAGGCATATCTATATTTTTGCAGGAACTAATTATCTCTATGATCTTGTAGATAATAGTGCGGTCACTCTTGGGTTGATGGTTGGTGGTGGTGTCACTTTCTCCACCGCCTCTCCAGACGGCCGTTTAGCCTTCTTTATTACAGATGAGAATAGGGTGTATGCCCATGACCGCTCGTTGAATAAATACTGGCTTAATATGTTCGGTGATTTTGTAAATAATGATATAATATTTCATTCTAATCCATTAACAGTTTCACTCGACGGTAAGGAGATCAAATTTGCATCGGGTGTATTCGGATCCTATTATGTGTACTGCGAAATTGATAACTTGCTGGTGTTTCCTGTTATTTCTAAGCCCAGCCAGTATGCCACCTCCGGCATGGCTCAGCTCGATACCGGTGATACCTTTATAATGGGAGCAGCAGATTACAATTATACAGGAATCTTTTTGGAGACTGGGGATGACATTGGTTATCTACCGGGAGCAATCGGTCAATTCGCTATGATTTTATCTTCCGATCAGCAGTGGTTGGGTATTCAGGGGACTGAAGCGGTAAAGCTGATTCCGATTCCTGATATCACCAATGCCAAGGTCGTTTTAATGCCCGATAATAACTATGGTGGATTAAGTTTTACAAGGGACAGCCGATATTTGATCACTACTGGGCAAGAGCATATGTACTCCATAAGTGTGGAGGATCTCACAGTCCGTACGTTCGATAATCTCTCCCCGTATCCTGGCTCTCTCACGGACGGAGTCTACAGAAGGTAAGAGTTGGGAGCGTGAATATTATGAAGGGCATTATTCTGGCGGGCGGCTCGGGGACGAGGCTGACTCATTAATGCAACAGGAACGGGGGCATATTCGATGCAAGTGAAGATAGATCAGCATGTGCAGGATGATTTAGATTTAATAGTGGATGACAGTTATTTATTGGCGGAGCAACTGGGCACGGACAGTGTGGTGTATTTTATAGCTTCGGGTGCCATTCAAATATTCGATGCCATATCTGGCGTAAGAAAATCAGTCCCTCTAAACGGAGATATCACCGGCTCTCCTTCCGTTGCCAACGCTGCTACACTAGATGGCCATTATATTTACTATGGAGTACAGAATAAGTTGTATCGTTTCGATACGTTTTTAGAGCAGGTTAATCTTGTAAGTGGCGTTGATATTCCCTCTTATTTACAAATATCTAATCTGCTGTTGATGCCTGACGAGAGACATATCTTTATTATTACAGGAACTAATTATCTCTATGATCTTGTGGAGAATAATACGGTCAATAGTTTTTCGAATTTTGATAATTTTAGTGTCCGCTTCTCCACCGCTTCTCCAGACGGGAGTTATGCCTTCTTTTTTACAGGACAGAATAGGGTGTATGGCTATGAGATGGCGACGAATACAGTTATAGAAAATATCTTCAAGGACTTTCAGAATAATGTGCTAATATTCAATTCTAATCCAATAACAGTTTCACTTGACGGCAAGGAAATCCAATATGCACCCGGTGTATTCGGATCCTATTATGTGTATGCCAACATTCCTGACTGGACTAATGTTAATTCTGTGCCGAGCCAGTATACTACCTCCGGCATGGCTCAGCTCGATACCGGTGATACCTTTATAATGGGAACGGGAGATTACCATTATGGAAATTACAATTATACAGGAATTTTTTTGGAGACTGGGGATGACATTGCTCATCTGCCAGGAGCAATCGGTCAATTCGCTATGATTTTATCTTCCGATCAGCAATGGTTGGGTATTCAGGGGACTGAAGCGGTGAAGCTGATTCCGATTCATGATAACACTAAGAGCAAGGTCGTTTTAATGCCCGATTACAACTATGGTGGATTAAGTTTTACAAGAGACAGCCGGTATTTGATCACTACTGGGCAAGAGCATATTTACTCCATAAGTGTGGATGATCTCACAGTCCGTACGTTTGATAATCTCTCCCTGTATCCTGGCTCTCTCACGGACGGAGTCTACAGAAGGTAAGAGTTGGGAGCGTGAATATTATGAAGGGAATTATTCTGGCGGGAGGCTCGGGAACAAGGCTCCATCCGCTGACGAAGTCGATATCGAAGCAGATTCTGCCGGTGTATGACAAGCCGATGATCTATTATCCGCTGTCTGTCTTAATGCTGGCAGGCATCCGGGATATCCTGATTATCTCGACCGGAAGGGACATCCGGCTGTTCCAGGATCTTCTGGGCAATGGCGAACAACTGGGGCTAACCTTTCAATATGCAGTGCAGGAGCAGCCGCGCGGACTTGCGGAGGCGTTCCTGATCGGAGAAGAATTCATCGGCACAGATCAGGTGTGCATGATTCTGGGGGATAACATCTTCTACGGACAGAGCTTCAGCTCTATTCTGGGAAGAGCCATCCAGCGGCGGGAGGGGGCCACGATTTTCGGCTGCCGGGTACAAGATCCTTCCGCCTATGGTGTCGTTGAATTTGACAATACGGGCAGAGCTGTGGCACTGGAAGAGAAGCCCCTGTATCCCCGCTCTCATTATGCAGTGCCAGGTTTGTATTTCTATGACCGGCAGGTTGTGGAGATTGCCAGGCATATTAAGCCTTCCCGGCGCGGTGAGATTGAGATCACGGATGTGAACCAGGAGTATTTAAGCAGAGGACAATTGAACGTGGAATTGTTCGGCCGGGGTATGGCCTGGCTCGACACCGGAACGCCGGACTCGCTGCTGGAAGCGGCCAATCTGGTGGAGACTGTCCAGAAGCGGCAAGGGCTGTACGTGGCTTGCATTGAAGAGATTGCTTTCAATAAAGGATACATTACCAGAGAGCAGCTTCTGGAGCTGGCAAGGCCGCTGCGTAAGCTGGCCTACGGGCAATACTTGTTAAGCATAGCAGAAGAAGCGATTATCACTCGCGTATGAGGTTTATGGGGCCAACGGACACATTCCGGACTTGGCGCATATATTGGTATTCACAGAGCAGAGGAGATTTGGTGGGAGTAATGGAGCCCATTGTGAAGAGGCTACCCGCTAAGTCCACACCAAACCTGTAAGCTTGAATACTACTATATTAATCATTAAGTATGCTGCTGACCGGGGGATCCTTGTACATGCAGACTTAGCATGGTTCCCGGCGCATACTGGAATGAAATCCAATTCTATAAGGATGTGACCATGTAATGGCTTTCTTGTCAACAGGGCCTATTGAGAATAACCCGGTGAATGGAGTGAGACCGACTCAGCAGGTTACCGTGAAGATTGATAACCGCAGCCAGGCCTCAGCGTATTCACTCACCATTCAGGGTTATCAATTGACCGGCGGAACGAGAGTGATGTACGTAAGCGAATTGCTCAATATTGCAGCGAATCAGGTTATTACGAAGAATTACTACGCCGACGTTAATGCGTATGAATTCACGTTTATTACATCACCGAATTCCTCGGAGGAAGTTGAGCCGGTGCAGATCTCGCTATGGGGCAAGAATTCATCGGGGCAATTGGTAACAGCACACCGGTTAGTAGCGGAGGAATTGTTGGGTGCTGACAAAGGCAGCGGCGGCGGAGCAACAGGGCCGGCGGGAGCTACGGGCCCAGCAGGAGCTACAGGCCCAGCAGGAGAAAGGGGACCGGCAGGTGAGCCTGGGCCAGCAGGACCCATCGGCCCCACCGGTCCGGGAGGGGGAGATTCAGGGGCTACTGGACCTACAGGGACCTCAGGAGCCCCTGGACCTACAGGAACAACAGGAGAATCTGGACCTACAGGGACTACAGGATTCCAAGGTGCTCAAGGAACCACAGGTCCCGGCGGAGGAGATCGGGGAGACACAGGGCTTACAGGGCTTACAGGACTTACAGGACTTACAGGACTTACAGGACTTACAGGACTTACAGGACTTACAGGACTTACAGGACTTACAGGGCTTACAGGAGTCACAGGGCTTACAGGATTGAC
The window above is part of the Paenibacillus sp. FSL H8-0048 genome. Proteins encoded here:
- a CDS encoding collagen-like triple helix repeat-containing protein, translating into MDATGGTGGAAGPAGPAGLTGPTGAGATGATGLAIRGTTGGGRKGGTGPRGTTGFPGDQGVTGTGEKGPMGPAGFTGPAGITGVELPNAQYLYIEDPIGLTYDFQTVLALPQLAIKNVGNVLLKGSFQVSFQPYLIPTRVAVTVSVLFNTTVIQQFSFYSIQQSSDSFPGGERASVDCPFSLTHYNASGTGKYSMQVKIDQPVPDDFDPRAENSYLYAEQEGTSSVVYFIAAGAIQIFDAISGVRKSVPLNGDITGSPSVASAATLDGHYIYYGVQNKLYRFDTFLEQVDQVNLNGINIPSSLKIFNLLLMPDQRHIYIFAGTNYLYDLVDNSAVTLGLMVGGGVTFSTASPDGRLAFFITDENRVYAHDRSLNKYWLNMFGDFVNNDIIFHSNPLTVSLDGKEIKFASGVFGSYYVYCEIDNLLVFPVISKPSQYATSGMAQLDTGDTFIMGAADYNYTGIFLETGDDIGYLPGAIGQFAMILSSDQQWLGIQGTEAVKLIPIPDITNAKVVLMPDNNYGGLSFTRDSRYLITTGQEHMYSISVEDLTVRTFDNLSPYPGSLTDGVYRR
- the rfbA gene encoding glucose-1-phosphate thymidylyltransferase RfbA; protein product: MKGIILAGGSGTRLHPLTKSISKQILPVYDKPMIYYPLSVLMLAGIRDILIISTGRDIRLFQDLLGNGEQLGLTFQYAVQEQPRGLAEAFLIGEEFIGTDQVCMILGDNIFYGQSFSSILGRAIQRREGATIFGCRVQDPSAYGVVEFDNTGRAVALEEKPLYPRSHYAVPGLYFYDRQVVEIARHIKPSRRGEIEITDVNQEYLSRGQLNVELFGRGMAWLDTGTPDSLLEAANLVETVQKRQGLYVACIEEIAFNKGYITREQLLELARPLRKLAYGQYLLSIAEEAIITRV
- a CDS encoding collagen-like triple helix repeat-containing protein, translating into MAFLSTGPIENNPVNGVRPTQQVTVKIDNRSQASAYSLTIQGYQLTGGTRVMYVSELLNIAANQVITKNYYADVNAYEFTFITSPNSSEEVEPVQISLWGKNSSGQLVTAHRLVAEELLGADKGSGGGATGPAGATGPAGATGPAGERGPAGEPGPAGPIGPTGPGGGDSGATGPTGTSGAPGPTGTTGESGPTGTTGFQGAQGTTGPGGGDRGDTGLTGLTGLTGLTGLTGLTGLTGLTGLTGLTGLTGVTGLTGLTGATGTTGPILATEGFSVLLPTLVTGTTATFVGWEETAPYYGNAAFDAVLGEYTIPETGRYSIEATVNFAFTAAIGAALDPDVNPSLVVQRTAPAPATDLVTGLLPVLDVAIGGTLTLRTLLRSGSVTLAGEVELTAGDVISLIYQSNGLALDVDLGATDSGVVWSVHRLT